In Carya illinoinensis cultivar Pawnee chromosome 7, C.illinoinensisPawnee_v1, whole genome shotgun sequence, the following are encoded in one genomic region:
- the LOC122315985 gene encoding 60S ribosomal protein L38: MPKQIHEIKDFLLTARRKDARSVKIKRSKDVVKFKVRCSKYLYTLCVFDTEKADKLKQSLPPGLSVQDL; encoded by the exons ATG CCGAAGCAAATACACGAGATCAAGGATTTCCTGCTGACTGCAAGAAGGAAGGATGCACGGTCTGTTAAGATCAAGAGAAGCAAGGATGTGGTGAAGTTTAAAGTTCGCTGCTCCAAGTACCTTTACACACTTTGTGTGTTTGACACAGAGAAGGCTGACAAGTTGAAGCAGTCCCTTCCTCCAG GTTTGAGTGTTCAGGACCTGTAA